One window from the genome of Cyclobacterium amurskyense encodes:
- a CDS encoding DUF4412 domain-containing protein, whose protein sequence is MKLKSLFLLIIALSFFNLDAQSQLLRKLKKAASDGVSRAVEKTVEKEVEKATQRQLEKTFRNLYGDGDNNGDSENGQGSTDNPSYDFSKVMGSINMNVDTESEYSFSGVAIMEIKSTNEKGKEEDPVIFNSFLSDNPNYYGMEFIDPDQKNKNEKSVIIMDHKNKATIILVENDEEKSSMAFGMDWGGMMENYSESTDNNPIENASFEKTGNTKDILGYTCEEYSMTSEDSEGSYWISKDPIEGLEGFWSKNSPFVTKKMKEQNSTFYGSFPEGNIMEMTFKDKKEGNTSEMKIVKIDNSKPTKFDLADFPNPMKAAN, encoded by the coding sequence ATGAAACTAAAGTCATTATTCCTACTAATAATCGCTTTGTCTTTTTTTAACCTTGATGCCCAATCCCAGTTATTAAGAAAACTAAAAAAAGCAGCATCTGATGGGGTATCTAGAGCCGTAGAAAAAACCGTAGAGAAAGAAGTAGAAAAAGCTACTCAGAGGCAACTAGAAAAAACTTTTAGAAACCTTTACGGGGACGGTGATAACAATGGTGATTCCGAAAATGGGCAGGGATCTACTGACAATCCTTCTTATGATTTCAGTAAGGTGATGGGCTCAATCAACATGAATGTCGACACAGAAAGCGAATACAGCTTTTCAGGGGTGGCCATAATGGAAATCAAGAGTACAAATGAAAAAGGAAAAGAAGAAGATCCAGTGATATTCAATTCCTTTTTATCTGACAACCCCAATTATTATGGGATGGAATTTATTGATCCAGACCAAAAGAATAAAAATGAAAAATCCGTTATTATAATGGATCATAAAAATAAAGCTACCATTATATTGGTGGAAAATGACGAAGAAAAATCCAGCATGGCATTTGGAATGGACTGGGGAGGAATGATGGAGAACTATTCGGAAAGTACTGACAACAATCCAATTGAAAATGCCTCATTTGAAAAAACAGGCAATACCAAAGACATTCTAGGTTACACCTGCGAGGAATATAGTATGACTTCTGAGGATTCGGAAGGCAGCTATTGGATAAGCAAAGACCCTATAGAAGGGCTAGAAGGGTTTTGGAGTAAAAACAGTCCCTTTGTAACCAAAAAAATGAAGGAACAAAACAGTACTTTTTATGGCAGTTTTCCTGAAGGAAACATCATGGAAATGACCTTTAAAGACAAAAAGGAGGGTAATACCTCAGAAATGAAAATAGTAAAAATTGACAATTCTAAACCTACAAAATTTGATTTGGCAGACTTTCCAAACCCAATGAAGGCAGCTAATTAA
- a CDS encoding competence/damage-inducible protein A: MHKPVTAEIISIGDELLYGQILDTNSKWLSEEMDKIGVRVIRKTTIGDDPEAMIQAFKLASKKADIILMTGGLGPTKDDLTKNVLAEFFNSSMKLFPDALEDVRHFFESRGRELSPTNRSQAYLPSNCTYIQNAVGTAPGMWFEEYKSVWMSMPGVPHEMKYLMENAVIPKIKEKYKLPVIYHKVIKTIGIGESWLSDIISEWEDQLPSHIRLAYLPSLGEVKLRLTGFGNSFDLIVKEVDEEIDKLEPLISKYIYGFNTDTIASVIGQTLIQNNENIAIAESCTGGYLSHVVTSIPGASNYYNGGIIPYHNAFKENLLDVDPVTLSTKGAVSEDTVIEMSKQVRLKFKSTYGLATSGVAGPGGGSKEKPVGLVWIACHDGEKCLTRKLQLTKDRLINIQLTSTASLNLLRETILQNRK, encoded by the coding sequence ATGCATAAACCTGTTACAGCAGAAATCATATCCATAGGTGATGAATTACTTTATGGCCAAATCCTCGACACTAATAGCAAATGGTTGAGTGAAGAAATGGATAAAATTGGTGTTAGAGTCATACGAAAAACCACCATTGGAGATGATCCGGAGGCCATGATTCAAGCCTTTAAATTAGCATCAAAGAAAGCCGATATTATTTTGATGACAGGTGGCTTAGGACCTACCAAAGACGACCTAACCAAAAATGTATTGGCAGAATTTTTCAATTCATCAATGAAACTTTTTCCTGATGCACTTGAAGATGTCCGCCATTTTTTTGAAAGCAGGGGTCGTGAATTGTCCCCAACAAACCGAAGTCAGGCATACCTTCCTTCCAACTGCACCTATATTCAAAATGCAGTAGGAACAGCCCCAGGAATGTGGTTTGAAGAATATAAATCCGTATGGATGTCAATGCCAGGTGTGCCTCATGAGATGAAATACCTCATGGAAAACGCAGTAATACCTAAAATAAAAGAAAAATATAAACTACCTGTAATCTACCATAAGGTAATAAAAACCATTGGAATAGGTGAAAGTTGGTTGTCAGATATAATTTCTGAATGGGAGGATCAACTACCTTCACACATACGTTTGGCTTATTTACCATCCTTGGGAGAGGTAAAACTTAGACTGACAGGGTTTGGTAATTCTTTTGATCTAATTGTAAAAGAAGTAGATGAGGAAATTGACAAATTGGAGCCATTAATTTCCAAGTACATTTATGGATTTAATACTGACACAATCGCTTCAGTAATAGGTCAAACCTTGATTCAAAATAATGAAAACATAGCTATAGCCGAAAGTTGTACAGGAGGCTATTTATCTCATGTGGTAACAAGTATACCGGGAGCAAGTAACTATTACAATGGAGGAATTATACCATATCACAATGCATTTAAGGAAAACTTGCTTGATGTAGACCCTGTTACCTTATCTACAAAAGGAGCAGTAAGCGAGGACACAGTAATTGAAATGAGCAAGCAAGTTAGGCTTAAATTTAAGTCTACTTATGGGCTTGCCACAAGTGGTGTCGCCGGCCCTGGAGGTGGAAGTAAGGAAAAACCCGTTGGTCTTGTTTGGATTGCTTGCCATGATGGTGAAAAATGCCTGACACGCAAGTTGCAGCTCACAAAAGACCGACTGATCAATATTCAGTTAACAAGCACGGCTTCTTTAAACTTATTGAGGGAGACAATATTACAAAATAGAAAATAA
- a CDS encoding dihydrolipoamide acetyltransferase family protein has translation MATVEMVMPKMGESIMEGTILSWLKKEGDRIDQDESVLEVATDKVDTEVPATHSGVLKTILAKEGEIIEVGKPIAIIEVKLEDMEEIKTTDDLEKPAIDLEEKELLQDVPEYTSLILGKESYSEPEELEDKRFYSPLVQSIANQENVSSSELAEITGTAKGGRVTKKDILNYLAKRNTPQPPAFSDGDNEILEMDRMRKMIAQRMLDSKNISAHVTSFVEADLTNIVFYRNRIKDEFQAKEGEKITFTPFFVQAIAKALRDFPMMNISVEGDKIIKKKNINIGVAVALANGNLIVPVIKNADQLSLSGLSKKINELALRARNNRLSAEELKGGTYTLSNIGSFGNIMGTPIIVQPQVAILAVGTITKKPAVIETPTGDLIGIRHKMILSHSYDHRVVDGALGGMFVKKVADYLESFDTKTLI, from the coding sequence ATGGCAACAGTGGAAATGGTGATGCCCAAAATGGGAGAGAGCATTATGGAAGGCACTATTCTTTCATGGCTAAAAAAAGAAGGGGATCGAATAGATCAGGATGAATCGGTACTGGAAGTAGCTACTGACAAAGTAGACACTGAAGTTCCTGCTACCCACTCTGGCGTTTTAAAAACTATACTTGCCAAGGAAGGCGAAATAATTGAAGTAGGTAAACCTATCGCTATAATTGAGGTAAAACTCGAAGATATGGAGGAGATTAAAACTACTGATGATCTGGAAAAACCGGCCATTGACCTTGAAGAGAAAGAACTCTTGCAAGATGTACCTGAGTACACCTCACTAATTTTAGGAAAAGAATCCTATAGCGAGCCAGAAGAGTTAGAAGATAAAAGGTTTTATTCTCCATTGGTACAGAGCATCGCCAATCAGGAAAATGTAAGTTCTTCGGAACTGGCTGAAATAACTGGAACCGCAAAAGGCGGAAGGGTAACTAAAAAAGACATCTTGAACTACCTGGCAAAAAGGAATACTCCTCAACCACCAGCCTTTTCAGATGGGGATAACGAAATCCTAGAGATGGATAGAATGCGGAAGATGATCGCCCAACGTATGTTGGATTCGAAAAACATTTCTGCGCATGTTACCTCCTTTGTGGAAGCTGATCTGACAAACATTGTATTTTACCGAAACCGTATAAAAGACGAATTTCAGGCTAAAGAAGGAGAGAAAATAACCTTCACTCCATTCTTTGTTCAAGCCATAGCCAAGGCCCTGAGAGACTTCCCAATGATGAATATTTCCGTTGAAGGAGATAAAATCATAAAGAAAAAAAACATCAACATTGGGGTTGCCGTAGCCTTAGCAAATGGGAATTTAATCGTACCTGTTATTAAAAATGCTGATCAATTGTCTCTTTCTGGCCTGTCCAAAAAGATCAATGAATTAGCACTGAGAGCTAGAAACAACCGATTGAGTGCTGAAGAACTAAAAGGAGGGACGTATACACTATCAAATATAGGCTCATTTGGAAACATTATGGGAACTCCCATAATTGTTCAACCACAAGTAGCTATTTTGGCAGTAGGTACCATTACTAAGAAACCTGCGGTTATAGAAACACCTACTGGTGATTTGATAGGTATTAGACATAAAATGATCTTATCACATTCATATGACCATAGGGTAGTTGATGGGGCACTTGGAGGAATGTTTGTTAAAAAGGTTGCTGATTACCTTGAATCATTTGATACGAAAACCCTTATTTGA
- a CDS encoding dihydrofolate reductase has protein sequence MIVSIIVAKATNNAIGLKGDLPWRLPADLKHFKNVTSGHHVIMGRKTFESLKNPLPGRTHIVISSNTNYRVPEGHEVVHSLEAGLTIAKQKNLDKIYILGGAEIYKLALPFCQEMIITEIEAEPEADTFFPDFNHQDWTITEKSNHSKDTKNPFNYSFVTYKRKDDA, from the coding sequence TTGATCGTATCTATTATAGTAGCCAAAGCTACCAACAATGCCATAGGCCTAAAAGGCGATTTACCCTGGAGGCTTCCTGCAGACCTTAAACATTTTAAAAATGTAACTTCGGGTCATCATGTGATAATGGGGAGAAAAACCTTTGAATCCTTAAAAAACCCTCTTCCCGGCAGAACACACATTGTAATCAGCAGTAATACCAATTATAGGGTTCCTGAAGGTCATGAAGTAGTACACAGCTTGGAAGCAGGCTTGACCATAGCAAAACAGAAGAACCTTGATAAAATCTATATTTTAGGCGGAGCTGAAATTTACAAATTGGCTTTACCTTTTTGCCAAGAAATGATCATTACAGAAATAGAAGCAGAACCGGAAGCAGACACCTTTTTCCCGGATTTCAACCATCAGGACTGGACGATTACTGAAAAAAGCAACCATTCCAAAGACACAAAAAACCCATTCAACTATTCGTTTGTCACCTATAAGAGAAAAGATGATGCTTAA
- a CDS encoding universal stress protein, with the protein MYQIKKIIVCLDQSEMDKTLVKFATFIAKSNQSKKIYFTNIIRNLSIPKDVLAEFPNLIDNMVEERKSQMKQVVKENQDPDFNISTAFIVREGQLSKKVLKLANEKSADLILVGKKTSIPGSGVISQRLARRASCSLLIVPENSQPKVKKILVPSDFSDYSKDALEEAIEITEKNDGKSEIVCQNVYSVPSGYHFTGKSYEEFSEIMLMHAQVNYKKFIRKIDTKGHTITPLYTRDEDDDPVVDILNKAKEIEASIIIIGAKGRTAATALFIGSLAERLIQINNKVPLLVTRPKGKNAGIIEYILEI; encoded by the coding sequence ATGTATCAAATCAAAAAAATCATTGTTTGTCTTGATCAATCAGAGATGGACAAAACTCTGGTAAAATTTGCCACATTTATAGCAAAGAGCAACCAATCCAAGAAAATCTATTTTACAAATATCATTAGAAACCTTAGTATACCTAAAGATGTTTTGGCTGAGTTCCCAAACCTAATTGACAATATGGTTGAGGAGCGAAAAAGCCAAATGAAACAGGTCGTAAAAGAAAATCAAGATCCTGATTTTAATATCAGTACTGCTTTCATCGTCAGAGAAGGACAACTTTCAAAAAAGGTACTCAAATTAGCCAATGAGAAATCGGCCGACTTAATACTTGTAGGTAAAAAGACAAGTATTCCAGGCTCAGGAGTAATCTCACAACGATTGGCAAGAAGAGCTTCTTGTTCTCTTCTAATTGTTCCAGAAAATAGTCAGCCGAAAGTTAAAAAAATTCTTGTTCCTAGTGATTTTTCAGATTATTCCAAAGATGCTCTTGAGGAAGCCATTGAAATCACTGAAAAAAACGATGGTAAATCCGAAATAGTTTGTCAGAATGTTTACTCGGTACCATCGGGATATCATTTTACAGGAAAATCATACGAGGAGTTTAGTGAAATCATGCTAATGCATGCTCAGGTAAACTACAAAAAATTCATTCGTAAAATTGACACCAAAGGGCATACGATTACACCGCTATACACCAGAGATGAGGACGATGATCCAGTGGTAGACATCCTAAATAAGGCAAAAGAAATAGAGGCTAGCATTATCATCATCGGTGCTAAAGGAAGAACCGCAGCTACAGCTCTATTCATTGGCAGTTTGGCTGAACGTCTAATTCAAATCAATAATAAAGTCCCTCTATTGGTTACAAGACCTAAAGGTAAAAATGCAGGAATTATTGAATACATACTTGAAATTTAG
- a CDS encoding ATP-binding protein, with protein sequence MTNTGKYQENKIKRQLKPKRFWWLIGLGGGAVLITLTLAVFFYNSISNNLIDNRNFFLNKQLEYAANEAQANLRNLDEDLAFFVNTQKINARWENNDASKELNELNIRELLNNYLNLIDSLIIEKDDFAQVYQINEPNQLSVTSINSSSIEELNEGEDIIVISGEEDFKLIVKLNISKYFDQLLDNYFLGSNTDKLVFMNDRFFKINGEGQMFFQDELIHENIIQEIDKGIRGDYSAFISNVYNADPQEFLLVQYPFTLTHLKGKYAFAFAQEKNTIDSAIFGNYFHLFIALFGLLTLVIFLIIKYFKITNENNLFLEKKSKHLNQLLKQQTILLQQSKGFIYYQNKEDVIYQVSENVKEVLGNQPDELVNQKLKDFILGDKADFLEKRSLHIEQKKEVFSFEFTSEKKDEGPIRAKVFEKLIYNEDKDYIGSVGIFTDINAKYKADQELIISENRLRSVLNSLPDIIFIYNNQGVYLDYYVQHEELLIVNPKESLGKKIDEVLTGEAGEKAMRAFNKVISTGKMQTEELDLLLDIGRRYFEVRFFKLDEKRVISVGRDITGQRLWERGLSEAKEAAELANREKSSFLANMSHEIRTPLNGLLGITGLLFKTPLSKKQNELLSIIGDSGESLLNIVNDILDYSKIEAGKMELDPVAMDFAMEMDKIINVFAGMALQKDLVINLKIEKSVPAMIVLDKDKLAQIFFNIIGNAVKFSKKGGRIDVIISGELIFTKNLILTCTVKDNGVGISKDKIPQLIKPFTQASQASNGDYKGTGLGLAIASKLIELMGGVLHIESEIDQGSTFTFALISQASEQKLNLLSNTAQKNENLAIENLADKHPLDVLLVEDNDINLKFMVMLLTQMGYNPDVALNGVEAISAVEQKSYDLVFMDNQMPRMNGMDATKIIRSMPNGRKMMIVGLSASVFKEDIELAMNIGMNDYLTKPVKIHQIVERIKNCILLKENQIK encoded by the coding sequence ATGACTAATACAGGGAAATATCAGGAGAATAAAATAAAAAGACAGCTTAAACCCAAGCGGTTTTGGTGGTTGATTGGGCTCGGTGGAGGAGCGGTTTTGATAACGCTTACTTTAGCCGTGTTTTTTTATAATTCAATATCAAATAATTTAATAGACAACAGGAATTTTTTTTTAAACAAGCAGCTAGAATACGCTGCAAATGAAGCACAGGCAAACCTCCGCAACCTTGATGAAGACCTGGCCTTTTTTGTCAATACACAAAAAATCAATGCGCGATGGGAAAATAATGATGCTTCGAAAGAGTTAAATGAGTTAAATATTAGGGAGTTGTTGAATAATTACCTGAACTTGATAGATAGCCTAATTATTGAAAAAGATGATTTTGCACAAGTTTATCAAATTAATGAACCCAATCAGCTGTCGGTTACTTCAATTAATTCAAGTTCGATTGAAGAACTTAATGAGGGTGAAGATATTATTGTAATTTCAGGTGAAGAGGACTTTAAGCTAATTGTAAAATTAAATATTTCTAAATACTTCGACCAGTTGTTGGATAACTATTTTTTGGGATCCAATACGGATAAACTTGTCTTCATGAACGACAGGTTTTTTAAGATTAATGGGGAAGGGCAAATGTTTTTTCAAGATGAATTAATTCATGAAAACATTATTCAGGAAATTGATAAGGGGATTAGAGGTGATTATTCAGCGTTTATTTCAAATGTATACAATGCAGACCCACAGGAGTTCCTCCTTGTTCAATATCCTTTTACCTTAACGCATCTAAAAGGGAAATATGCCTTTGCTTTTGCCCAGGAAAAAAACACCATTGATTCTGCCATTTTTGGAAATTATTTCCATTTGTTTATTGCACTGTTTGGACTATTAACTTTGGTGATTTTTTTGATTATTAAATATTTCAAAATCACCAATGAAAACAACCTGTTTTTGGAGAAAAAATCCAAACACCTCAATCAACTTTTAAAACAGCAAACGATATTACTTCAACAGTCCAAAGGTTTTATTTATTACCAAAATAAAGAGGATGTAATTTATCAAGTCAGTGAAAATGTTAAAGAGGTTTTAGGTAATCAGCCCGATGAATTGGTGAATCAGAAGCTTAAAGATTTTATCCTTGGAGATAAAGCTGATTTTCTGGAAAAAAGGAGTCTTCATATTGAGCAGAAAAAAGAAGTTTTTTCTTTTGAGTTCACCTCCGAAAAGAAAGATGAAGGTCCTATTAGGGCGAAGGTTTTTGAAAAATTAATCTATAATGAAGACAAAGATTATATAGGTTCGGTTGGGATTTTTACTGACATCAATGCAAAGTATAAGGCTGATCAAGAACTTATTATAAGCGAAAATAGACTGCGTTCTGTTTTAAATAGCCTTCCTGATATTATTTTCATATACAATAACCAAGGAGTGTATCTTGATTATTATGTCCAACATGAGGAGTTGTTGATTGTGAACCCAAAAGAATCACTGGGCAAGAAAATTGATGAGGTTCTGACAGGCGAGGCAGGTGAAAAAGCAATGCGGGCATTTAATAAAGTCATTTCAACCGGAAAAATGCAAACTGAGGAACTCGATTTGCTACTAGATATAGGTAGGAGATACTTTGAGGTTAGGTTCTTTAAACTAGATGAAAAAAGAGTGATTTCTGTTGGGCGTGACATTACAGGACAAAGACTATGGGAGCGGGGTCTAAGTGAAGCAAAAGAGGCTGCTGAATTGGCAAATAGAGAAAAGTCAAGCTTTTTGGCCAATATGAGTCATGAAATCAGAACTCCCTTAAATGGGCTTTTGGGGATTACAGGTTTATTATTTAAAACGCCGCTATCAAAAAAACAAAATGAATTATTATCGATAATTGGAGATTCCGGGGAATCTCTTTTAAATATCGTAAATGACATTCTTGATTACTCCAAAATTGAAGCGGGTAAAATGGAATTGGATCCAGTTGCAATGGATTTTGCAATGGAAATGGATAAGATCATCAATGTTTTTGCGGGGATGGCCCTTCAGAAAGATTTAGTGATCAACCTAAAAATTGAAAAAAGTGTGCCAGCTATGATTGTATTGGACAAAGACAAGTTGGCTCAAATATTTTTTAATATTATAGGCAATGCGGTGAAGTTCTCAAAAAAAGGAGGACGTATTGATGTTATTATTAGTGGGGAGTTAATTTTTACCAAAAATTTAATCCTGACATGTACTGTTAAGGACAATGGGGTGGGCATATCTAAAGACAAGATTCCTCAATTAATTAAGCCTTTTACCCAGGCAAGTCAGGCCTCAAATGGGGATTATAAAGGTACAGGTCTGGGACTTGCCATTGCTAGTAAATTAATAGAGTTAATGGGGGGTGTATTGCATATTGAAAGTGAAATTGACCAAGGATCTACCTTTACTTTTGCGCTTATTTCCCAAGCTAGTGAGCAAAAGTTAAATTTATTAAGCAATACGGCACAGAAAAATGAGAACCTAGCCATTGAGAATCTTGCGGACAAGCATCCTCTAGATGTATTGCTAGTGGAAGACAATGATATAAATCTAAAATTTATGGTAATGCTTTTAACCCAGATGGGTTATAATCCTGATGTTGCGTTAAATGGCGTTGAAGCCATAAGTGCGGTGGAGCAAAAAAGTTATGACTTGGTATTTATGGACAATCAAATGCCGAGAATGAATGGGATGGATGCAACAAAAATCATCAGATCTATGCCTAATGGCAGAAAAATGATGATCGTTGGTTTATCCGCTAGTGTGTTCAAGGAAGACATCGAGCTGGCAATGAACATAGGTATGAATGATTACCTAACCAAACCAGTAAAGATTCATCAGATCGTAGAGAGAATCAAAAACTGCATCTTGCTAAAAGAAAACCAAATCAAATAA